In Metopolophium dirhodum isolate CAU chromosome 5, ASM1992520v1, whole genome shotgun sequence, the sequence tactacTTCAGCTGCTTacattagtaaataaatactattcaaataataaataataagttaaactGATTTGCAGAGATTAGAAAGAGAAAAGGAAGACGAATACTACAAGTTCTTTTGCAAAACCTTGATGATAGACgatttattatctaataaatataatgctaCAAAAGCCAAAAAATTGgctgaaaaaaacaaaacattaaccGAAAAATGTCATAGttctaaaaaagtaaaaataatccaTTACTTATAGAAGATAATTTACCAATTGAGCATTTGAAAtcaaacaacatttaaatttacatatgtATAGGAAGTGAAAACACTACTAAACGAAGTCGAACTTTTCAAATACCACTTCGTGTCATATTTCGACGACACTTACGACAACGTCGATAAAACCGAAATACTTAAGGTtggtttattattgattttctatacatcataattagttttcattttatgtatatggcaaatattttgactctttttgagctatttatggacattttaaattttttctataaatgtagataaaaaattattcgtttggcaaaaagtttaaaaatgtaatacagtattcctcataagttgttattatagctatttaaaatgtattaaagatacatttatGACTGTGGTCACGATTTTTTCTATAAGCATTTAATCcactaaaatttacaaattattttagtttaaaattttaaaattttgaatttttatacctaaagctttacatttaatacaaggtcctTCATAAGTACTTTATATTGTAACCAAAAGTcactagtatttttataataatatgtatgtaaattcaatgtttatttcaaaaatgaattcaaccaACTAtggtagaaatattaataaaatataaaatattctaggctcatcagaataattttttcgtgtacaatgatatataattgaattcaaattgaacacatcaATCGCAGTGACCCCCTCAACACCTACTGTTTAGCAGACCGGTCCCAcctctttttatatatattttatctatcgCTCAATCGTTGCCTTTATAGTACTTAAataaactacctacatattttttttttttttactacacattttattcatatagagataatttttttaatggagTTTTTtcgtaaagaaaataatttatattatagatattttttttatggcagTGTaacttttactatattttatagataataatgttaACTTTCAATCAAATAATCACTATTGGATATATGTGCTATTGGAAATCAAATGCcgaaatactaaaaaaaaatgccgAGCTCTGGACGGTGCACAATCCATGTGGTATGCCCATACACTTCAATGTGCCGTTCAATCAGACTATATAATATCCTACTGCAAATGTCGTGTGACTTGTGCCGTTTATGTAACAGGCCTCAGACGgaaatacaattacaaataattataagatgATGAGTTTtagtgtctatataatatattatatttatatatcggTTGTGCTAATTAGATACGCTCTTTTGGTTTAACTGTCCATAATATATCGATTgatgtaaaacaataaataatatttgatttacaaTTGTTTGCGTTTTGCACGATTTTATTGTTGACATTTATGATGCGATATGCTTTTTTAACAACCATTAAATCCAGACAATTTATTAAATCGGATTGAGTTTtactattgatttttatattatatcctattaTCCTGCACGACGCATGATTTGCAAAATCGTATTTACGGTGATAATGGTGAATTATATAGTTtccaaagaatttttttttttagatgttaTTTGAAGATTGGAAATGTATCTACGTATAACTAACGGACTTAACGTTCAACAATTATTGCGTTAGGTATGTGAAGGTACCTAAgtcttaaataatatcaaacttcGGTGTACGGACTTAGTCACTGATATCCTCTTAACAttttttcagtaaaaaatatttgttctaatttgaaaaatggTTTTCTACATAGCGACAGGGCACTTTCTAAATTATATGCAAAATCTAAGTAATTTGAGTATTTTTTTCAgtagatatagatatattaaataaaaccaaaaataagaatttgtataaataaaaaaataggggTGAGCATAATATCGGTGAATCGTCCTTTATATATGATAAAGttggatattatatatatatttccaattGCATATCCACTTTGTTATAAATGGTCGCTTTCTTATCTATTTCTAATCATAAGAACGTGACGATCGACCTATTCACACGCGTAATTTATCTCTACAGATCACCCTTATGTACACTCTAAGACTACTCACGTAGTCACGTTATTGTATTCGTTGGTGTGTTTCGAAATATTTACGTACTACACACAATacgcacacataatatataagtgtattgtatatatatatatatcggggTGGCCTTATCAACCCCTGCCATATATCTTTCGGTTTCTgagttgaaatattattttcttcgttGCGTACAATTAGTGTGGTAGAGGACCTACAACGATGATTCGAAGTAAAGTTCTACACTATACTTcgaattgttttttgttgtattatgacatgatttatattttacacaataatatactgtaacaGTGACGAGTatattaaaaacctacagtgcaaTACGTCCCACGTGCgtatttttatagtacctattgtcTATTATCAGAAACTCCAATATTAGTCGGCTGTTGACCGCATTCAACAAGACATGTCAATATTATCTTTAcgatatattctataatatacttatgtaaaatatttaactcataTTCGACGtagttttattgtttcaaaaggaATTCAATACGCTTATCACATGCAGCAACGTCAGtattacatttcattttcaaaagtcCGAATCATGATAGAACagctcaataataatatgttattgtacattcatgtatacataatatttttattatagtaaaaccaGCTGCCTAGCTCGACTTCTTCGCggggaaaaaataaacaaatttatgacGTTTGGCACTATATCAGTGTACTTCGGATTTAGTCAACGGCGTGTACCTCAGTTCACTTGCAACTACGAGTCGATGTACCTCACTTTGCGAGTTACTAGTAATTCGACCGACATGGGCAATCCTCCTGTGTCGGATTGGATATCTGATATAGCACTGGATGTAATTCAAACTACACTCTAGATTTTCCTAATGTCTCTATAAGGACAATTTCTGACATTTTCGTCAAATTAGTTTGAGTAGTTTTTGCGCCTATAAGCAACAAACATATGGACAGTAACTATAAAGCaaccctatattatattataaacaaaatattattcgaatTTCGTGAGCAAAAACGAAGTTCACGTGTGAGTCACCCTATAGCAACCTATATAGTGGTTGAAAAACGAAGCTATTAACACTCAGGAGTCTCAAGGAACATGTGTGCGAAATCTGGTCCTAATTGGTACAGAAGTACCAAGTCTATAAGCCTCATCCAAacgtacattaatttatatttataatatatagatagatcgataaataaataaatagatttaacaattcgtatatattgtaatatagattataatgtactatttctattttcgttaaataaaatgtattatataattattgatttattactctaaattattttaattggttttatttattttaacaatagttACTTTAAATGTCTAAGTATGAATGATATCAATTACGCTGAAGAgtgcaatattaaattattgtaaacgtccacataatattatatggacagAGAAATACTTATAGATTTCCAAACAGGCAGGGGCGGACTGAGAATAAAAATTGGCCCCGGCAAAACGGAAAATTCGGCCCAATTTTGggctagtaataaaatatttataaatgatcgGCCCAATGCGCCCACCGGCTACCCTATCCAGTCCGCCCCTGAAAGCAGGTAGATATACAAAATCAATCGGTGAACAATGTCGGTAAATGTAAAAACCCGTAGGTacctctatagtctatacatatcaagtttagtttatttttcttttaaagaaatattttttttttttcaacatgaAGAGGGCGGCCcgtcaattttacatttattattagtttttataatcatcaatttttaacatagtataataaaataataaagattggtgaaatattttagaagaaaaagttactgttgttgtttatttttattttgtttggccTTACATTCATACATAGGCACaccttttattgtattattatcatggcATACTAGGGGTGCGTCCCGTCAAAAAAACTGTCAATTTTCTTTtcatgcttataataatatatcatgaacTTTTCCGAAACtcgaaaataattacttttataggtAGGATTACTGCAGAATGCACGTATAGGGTACCTTACCGAAAATACGTGccacctatacaatataataagacGGCCCATGTACAAAACTGAAAACATCACACAGAGTTGGTTTGGTGTGGCCTGTGGGTATAttcggtataataatagtatacgtcctaaatacaatattgaatatataatatgtgtgtgtgtttcgtACTTTTGTGTCCATCATCACGTTATAGAGTATATAACTCGATATTTAAGGCATAAGCATTGAGAGTAGTTTCTAAAAGCATAATCTTAGCATTAttcttaaatcattattaatttgatcTTTATAGTTGTGTCTTCTTAATAATTGCAAAAAACTAACAAGAAACAgcggaaatattaattaaacaacatcagttttcgaaaatatatttagtttattttgttgtaattcagaaaataatatatatacacatagggTATATTGGCTCTTTTTAAGTTATCTATTCAATACTTATATatgcatttgaaaattttaattttttttgttaataagcttgaaatatattatataacccaaATAGTTTCTCATAAGTCATAGtactaaaaaaatcttatagaaattttaaaaatcaaaaatataggcacaattttttttataagcattttaagttaaaaatatgttaaagaaaagttttgatataaaaaataaaattaatgtgtgAACCACCCAATATCCCTGTATAAAGTAGGTAGTTTAAAAACGAAACTATGAAagtttaaagtataaacacaTTAAACCCTTCTTGAGTCTCAATAAATATGTGCGCAAAATGTGATGCCAATTGGTTTAGTACTTTCCAAGTCTATAAGCCCCATCCCAacgtacattaatttatatataatactaaaaaacataGATGTATTACCCGGCGTTGTTCGAGGATAAATTAAACCGAGTTGGGCAATCCATCTGCTTAATAATATCGGCTACTCATATTGTTaccccttaaaaatattttatttttatttatgatatattacgCCCTATATAGTGGGCTGAGTAAGGGCTgagtaagtaaaattaaaaattaatgtggaATGTgtctacataattaaataattaataacaatactgGATAACTGAGTGTCACAGAACTAGATTGATGAGGATTCTAAGTGActgaaccatattttaaaatataacgaaatagaaaaaaaatagaacatttcGAAGCAATCAGTGGCGTGATTAAGAATTGGTTCTGGAGTGggatataagtttttataatcataGGATATTCCCTCCACATCCCCCTTGTTCGTTAACTTTCATACATgatgacattatattaattaattattgtaaattaaataaggaTAAGTTTTAGGCGGTTAAAAATTTTATCAGAAGTCGTCTGATTGTCACTAATATTAGatatatctatacatttaaatatgtatttagaaGACATGTGTAGTGTATACGGTAATCGAAATAAAAATtcccggaaaaaaaatccccagactacatGCAATATTACtcactattaattttttgaataatataaatataatataatgtacgtatttgtaattaaatattagtaatgtaataattataatactaattaacgtttaaaaaatatttgttcaaccatttgcatgtggttgtgagtaatattgtagtctggagATTTTTTTCCAGGGATTTTTTTCCCCAGGGATTTTTATTCCGCAATTTAgtgtataccatatattattaaatatataatataaaggataTTTTGCACAAACGCCGACTGAaactagtaaaatatttttgattaaaacctataaaatatatattggattattttttttctgattaggCACAATACTATTTGACCATATAAGGCTATAACGATCCTTTTT encodes:
- the LOC132945660 gene encoding uncharacterized protein LOC132945660; the protein is MTSKINIQFEEIRRLEAEKYDKTEFIEQQMKIANEKNIHKKTTLFSKRLEREKEDEYYKFFCKTLMIDDLLSNKYNATKAKKLAEKNKTLTEKCHSSKKEVKTLLNEVELFKYHFVSYFDDTYDNVDKTEILKIIMLTFNQIITIGYMCYWKSNAEILKKNAELWTVHNPCGMPIHFNVPFNQTI